A genomic window from Clostridium aceticum includes:
- a CDS encoding protein kinase domain-containing protein: MGEGGVAAVYLVENIEDKKNYALKISKDNFSINREYALLKKFHKVDMIVNAHDIDDWQIEGEVYYYIILEYIEGKNLKEYCEKNKLDKNIIISIILIILRGIHSFHSEEYIVGDLKLENIMLDKNKKQLKFIDLGGVVKIGENIKEFTPVYDRASWRCGDRKAEDSYDIFTVMMLFANLLLKENIHPAKQNIDDVIKSFKKLSLGKTLEGYIEEGFLYSKKPLSYFIEKLEKIYVAERENQRKKMLLLKDRKINFLLGFSMFFFMITIIFIFLT, translated from the coding sequence TTGGGTGAAGGAGGGGTTGCTGCTGTATATTTAGTAGAAAATATAGAGGATAAGAAAAATTATGCGCTAAAAATCAGTAAAGATAACTTTTCTATTAATAGAGAGTATGCCTTATTGAAAAAATTTCATAAAGTTGATATGATTGTTAATGCTCACGACATTGATGATTGGCAGATTGAAGGAGAAGTGTATTACTATATTATATTGGAGTATATTGAGGGGAAAAACTTAAAGGAGTACTGTGAAAAAAATAAGCTGGATAAAAATATAATAATATCTATTATTCTTATTATTTTAAGAGGAATCCATAGCTTCCATAGCGAAGAATATATCGTTGGAGATCTGAAACTGGAAAATATTATGTTGGACAAAAATAAAAAACAATTAAAGTTCATTGATTTAGGAGGTGTAGTGAAGATCGGTGAAAATATCAAAGAGTTTACGCCTGTATATGATCGTGCCAGTTGGAGATGCGGAGATCGGAAGGCGGAGGATTCCTACGATATTTTTACGGTGATGATGTTGTTTGCAAATCTCCTATTGAAGGAAAATATTCATCCAGCAAAACAGAATATAGATGATGTGATTAAAAGTTTCAAAAAACTAAGTTTAGGAAAAACCCTTGAAGGGTATATTGAAGAAGGCTTCTTATACAGTAAAAAACCTTTGAGTTATTTTATAGAGAAATTAGAAAAAATATATGTTGCGGAGAGGGAAAATCAAAGAAAAAAAATGTTATTATTAAAGGATAGAAAAATTAATTTCTTATTAGGATTTAGTATGTTTTTTTTTATGATAACAATAATTTTTATTTTTTTGACTTAA
- a CDS encoding vWA domain-containing protein, with translation MDNKQAVIKQIIIVTDGQSNVGGNPIFVAKEAFQKNIIVNTVGIIDQNQKEEKPLEEIIYIAEAGGGIHEYTYVDQLYQTMQSVTYKTVNRTLQETVNKQLKEMIGQDLHDMPPESRSKILQYIDSFADEVTLQCCILMDTSGSMANKMMMARHSILDLMDSFKGRKGKCDIALITYPGNVGEDYKVIHNFDDTEKDLEKRLYQIQPRGTTPTAPALRYAIELIENYHGESLGEEILQLEETMG, from the coding sequence ATGGATAACAAGCAAGCGGTTATAAAACAGATTATTATTGTTACGGATGGACAATCAAATGTAGGGGGAAACCCTATTTTCGTTGCGAAGGAGGCTTTTCAAAAGAATATTATTGTTAATACAGTAGGCATTATAGATCAAAATCAAAAAGAAGAGAAGCCTTTAGAAGAAATTATTTATATAGCAGAGGCGGGAGGCGGTATCCATGAATATACCTATGTTGATCAACTTTATCAAACAATGCAAAGTGTAACCTATAAAACAGTAAATAGAACCCTGCAGGAAACTGTAAATAAGCAGTTAAAGGAAATGATTGGACAAGATTTACACGATATGCCGCCGGAATCCCGCAGTAAAATCCTACAATATATTGATTCTTTTGCAGATGAAGTGACGCTGCAATGTTGTATCTTAATGGATACCAGTGGCAGTATGGCAAATAAGATGATGATGGCAAGGCATAGTATTTTAGATTTAATGGACTCATTTAAAGGAAGAAAAGGAAAATGTGATATAGCCCTGATTACTTATCCCGGAAATGTAGGGGAGGATTACAAAGTTATTCATAACTTTGATGATACAGAAAAGGATCTAGAAAAGAGACTTTACCAGATTCAGCCAAGAGGCACAACGCCTACAGCTCCAGCCCTGCGATATGCTATAGAGCTTATAGAAAATTATCATGGTGAAAGTTTAGGAGAAGAAATATTACAACTAGAAGAAACTATGGGTTAA
- the ablA gene encoding lysine 2,3-aminomutase, which produces MRYFKEIARWKDVTEDEWKDWQWQVKNRITTLEDLKQVIHVTKEEEEGILKCLETLRMGITPYYAALMDERDANCPVRKQAVPRSMELIKGSADMEDPLHEDGDSPVPGLTHRYPDRVLLLITDMCAMYCRHCTRRRFAGQGDTEVSLSQIDKAVEYIRKTPQVRDVLLSGGDSLLVSDEKLEYIISRLRGIPHVEVIRLGSRTPVVMPQRITPELVNMLKKYHPIWLNTHFNHPKELTEEAREALRLLADGGIPLGNQSVLLRGINDCVHVMRDLIQGLVKNRVRPYYIYQCDLSMGIEHFRTSVGKGIEIIEALRGHISGYAVPRFVVDAPGGGGKIPVMPNYVLSQSHNKIILRNYEGVITTYTEPAAYEDSCSCDVCLNEKQQKLHGIAGLLQGNKIALEPQNLERHERSKKA; this is translated from the coding sequence ATGCGTTATTTTAAGGAAATAGCTAGATGGAAAGATGTCACAGAGGATGAATGGAAGGATTGGCAGTGGCAGGTAAAAAATAGGATAACTACTTTAGAAGACTTAAAGCAAGTGATTCACGTAACAAAAGAGGAAGAAGAAGGAATATTAAAATGTCTTGAGACCTTAAGGATGGGGATTACGCCGTACTATGCGGCTTTAATGGATGAAAGAGACGCTAACTGTCCTGTTAGGAAACAGGCAGTGCCGAGGAGTATGGAATTAATAAAGGGCAGTGCTGATATGGAGGATCCATTACACGAAGATGGGGATTCTCCTGTACCGGGCTTGACCCATAGATATCCAGATCGTGTACTTCTTCTTATTACAGATATGTGTGCTATGTACTGTAGACACTGCACTAGAAGAAGGTTTGCAGGGCAAGGGGATACTGAGGTTTCTCTTAGTCAGATTGATAAGGCTGTTGAATATATTCGTAAAACCCCTCAAGTAAGAGATGTTTTGTTATCTGGTGGAGATAGTCTCCTGGTTTCTGATGAAAAGCTGGAGTATATTATTAGCAGACTCAGGGGCATACCTCATGTGGAAGTGATTCGATTAGGCAGCAGAACACCGGTGGTGATGCCTCAGAGAATTACACCAGAGCTAGTAAATATGCTTAAGAAATATCATCCTATTTGGTTGAATACTCACTTTAATCATCCTAAAGAACTAACAGAAGAGGCAAGAGAAGCACTGCGGCTGTTGGCTGATGGAGGAATTCCCTTGGGGAATCAGTCAGTATTACTACGAGGTATTAATGATTGTGTTCATGTTATGAGGGATTTGATACAAGGATTAGTAAAAAATAGAGTCCGACCCTATTATATTTATCAGTGTGATCTTTCTATGGGGATTGAACATTTTAGAACAAGCGTAGGAAAGGGGATTGAAATTATAGAAGCCTTAAGGGGTCATATATCTGGCTATGCTGTTCCACGTTTTGTTGTAGATGCTCCTGGGGGTGGGGGAAAAATCCCTGTGATGCCCAATTATGTACTATCTCAATCCCATAATAAAATTATTTTGAGGAATTATGAGGGAGTAATCACTACTTATACAGAACCCGCTGCCTATGAAGATAGCTGTAGCTGTGATGTATGTCTAAATGAAAAACAACAGAAGCTTCATGGTATAGCAGGACTATTGCAGGGTAATAAAATAGCATTAGAACCACAAAACTTAGAAAGACATGAAAGAAGTAAAAAAGCGTAG
- a CDS encoding THUMP domain-containing class I SAM-dependent RNA methyltransferase, which produces MKKLELIATAAFGLEAVVAREVKDLGYEEVKVENGRVSFVADEMAIARCNLWLRTADRVLLKVGEFKATSFEELFEGTKALDWEEWIPEEGIFPVEGKSINSQLASVPDCQAIVKKAVVEKLKAKYHTSWFKEEKGQYTIEVALLKDIATLTIDTSGAGLHKRGYRTLSNKAPLKETLAAALILLSYWNPDRVLIDPFCGSGTIPIEAALIGKNIAPGMNRGFVSEEWEAISKNIWREARKETHDLANYDKSIRVYGSDIDAEVLSLARYHIGEAFLEEDVHIQKLDIRDLRSRFQYGCIICNPPYGERLGEKQEVEKLYKTMGKVFEGLDTWSHYIITSHPEFEKFFGKKADKKRKLYNGRIQCNYYQYYGPRPPKGQDKE; this is translated from the coding sequence GTGAAGAAACTAGAGTTGATTGCCACCGCTGCTTTTGGATTGGAGGCAGTAGTAGCTAGAGAGGTAAAAGACTTAGGCTATGAAGAGGTTAAAGTGGAAAACGGGAGGGTTTCATTTGTTGCAGATGAAATGGCTATAGCTAGATGTAATCTATGGCTAAGGACGGCTGATCGGGTACTTTTGAAGGTAGGAGAGTTTAAGGCCACCAGCTTTGAAGAATTATTTGAAGGGACAAAGGCACTTGACTGGGAGGAGTGGATTCCTGAAGAGGGAATCTTCCCTGTGGAGGGGAAGTCTATCAATTCCCAGCTTGCCAGTGTTCCTGACTGTCAAGCCATTGTTAAGAAGGCTGTGGTAGAAAAGCTGAAGGCAAAGTATCATACATCATGGTTTAAAGAAGAGAAGGGGCAGTATACGATAGAAGTAGCTCTTTTGAAGGATATTGCAACCTTAACCATTGATACCAGTGGAGCTGGTCTGCATAAAAGGGGCTATAGAACGCTTTCTAATAAGGCTCCTCTCAAAGAAACCCTAGCCGCAGCGTTAATCTTACTAAGCTATTGGAACCCCGATAGGGTTTTAATCGATCCCTTCTGTGGTTCAGGCACCATACCTATAGAAGCGGCATTGATAGGAAAGAATATCGCTCCGGGAATGAACAGAGGCTTTGTATCAGAGGAGTGGGAAGCAATTTCAAAAAATATATGGCGAGAAGCTAGAAAAGAAACCCATGACTTAGCAAATTACGATAAATCCATAAGGGTCTATGGTTCAGATATAGATGCAGAGGTGTTAAGTCTGGCAAGGTATCATATAGGAGAGGCTTTTTTGGAGGAGGATGTTCATATCCAGAAGTTAGATATAAGGGATCTAAGATCAAGATTTCAGTATGGCTGTATCATTTGTAATCCTCCTTATGGTGAAAGACTAGGAGAGAAACAGGAAGTAGAAAAACTATATAAAACCATGGGAAAAGTATTTGAAGGATTAGATACGTGGTCTCACTATATTATTACTTCTCATCCTGAGTTTGAAAAGTTTTTTGGAAAAAAGGCAGATAAAAAAAGAAAACTTTATAATGGGCGAATCCAGTGTAATTACTACCAGTACTATGGACCAAGGCCTCCTAAGGGACAGGATAAAGAATAG
- a CDS encoding helix-turn-helix domain-containing protein, translating to MLNGFKIREIRMKKGYTTMDVSRITQISKSYIEELERGDKKNPSFNKVVSIAAALGIRIDDLVVKFP from the coding sequence ATGTTAAATGGATTCAAAATAAGAGAGATAAGAATGAAGAAGGGGTATACCACTATGGATGTATCCAGAATTACTCAGATCTCTAAGAGCTATATTGAAGAGTTAGAAAGGGGTGACAAAAAGAATCCTTCCTTTAACAAAGTAGTATCTATAGCTGCGGCTTTAGGCATCCGTATAGATGATCTTGTAGTAAAATTTCCATGA
- a CDS encoding HD-GYP domain-containing protein, with product MRMIDLIHATEDHVLAIPLFNDQGKILLSKGVKLKPSLASKLLAMGYTKVYIKDEYSEKEIEDIIKPHVRQKAIGHIRKLASIAKDDPKETANKQQAFNTDLTMAKATISTIVEEIFSKKDIVIDLLDLKTVEGYIYEHSINVMIHSLVLGSSLGLAMAELEKLALAAALHDIGLMFVSDNILKKQGPLTPEEMEEVKSHTYKGYEFLKTKTDLNPTIRIPALQHHKRYDDTGYPDLVSYHETHLFSRIISVADTFDAMTSDRPYRKALPVAEVLEYIMGSGGTLFHPTLTKAFILHINPYPINTLVKLNDGSTGVVIQVNGRFYSRPVVRLVMDQYQKKINQTVNLLENRTLVIQSTVSKI from the coding sequence ATGAGAATGATTGACTTAATCCACGCTACTGAAGACCACGTCTTGGCTATTCCACTTTTTAATGACCAAGGAAAAATCCTATTATCTAAAGGAGTCAAATTAAAACCCTCTTTAGCATCTAAGCTATTAGCCATGGGATATACCAAAGTATATATAAAGGATGAGTATAGCGAAAAAGAAATTGAAGATATCATCAAACCCCATGTCCGCCAAAAAGCTATTGGTCATATTCGAAAATTAGCCTCTATAGCAAAAGACGACCCCAAGGAGACTGCAAATAAACAGCAAGCCTTTAATACAGACTTAACAATGGCCAAAGCTACCATCTCTACCATTGTGGAGGAAATTTTTTCTAAAAAAGATATTGTCATCGATTTATTAGACCTAAAAACTGTAGAGGGTTATATTTATGAGCACTCCATCAATGTGATGATTCACTCTTTGGTTTTAGGCAGTAGCCTGGGTTTAGCCATGGCAGAGTTAGAAAAGCTGGCATTGGCTGCAGCTCTGCATGATATTGGACTGATGTTTGTTTCCGACAACATTCTAAAAAAACAAGGTCCCTTAACTCCAGAAGAAATGGAAGAAGTGAAAAGCCATACCTATAAAGGCTATGAATTTTTAAAAACAAAAACAGATTTAAACCCTACCATTCGTATTCCTGCTTTACAACACCACAAACGTTATGATGATACTGGTTACCCCGACCTAGTATCCTATCATGAAACTCATTTGTTTTCTAGGATCATCAGTGTAGCAGACACCTTTGATGCTATGACCTCTGATCGACCCTATAGAAAAGCCCTGCCGGTGGCAGAGGTATTGGAATATATTATGGGGAGCGGTGGCACATTGTTTCACCCCACCTTAACCAAGGCTTTTATCTTACACATCAACCCCTATCCCATCAACACGCTTGTTAAGCTAAATGACGGTAGCACTGGGGTAGTTATTCAGGTAAATGGTCGGTTTTATTCAAGGCCCGTGGTGCGATTAGTAATGGACCAGTACCAGAAAAAGATCAACCAGACGGTAAATTTATTAGAAAATCGTACGCTAGTTATTCAGAGTACCGTAAGTAAGATTTAA
- a CDS encoding Ger(x)C family spore germination protein, which produces MKKIYVVVLLICSLLLKGCYNYNDINRMLFPTAMLIDINEEGDYVISLEIFHAYRSNQDNTEQGQRILYQREGKTFFDAISDFELIGAHPFDYTQNKAIIFTERAAQVGLEGMIDYLHRHQELLLRPYVMVYFGDPNELLDVPLKQNEYLGLYLFDLMDRPLSRLTIEHRKLYELLNDRRMGKNTSIITAIKVDENHLETKVKKDGAAVFHNDKLVDKLEVKDMVPIAFINDKVRKGYLDVPHPEFAEKKVTLEIVKSNTITDILYEEGRIYLRQTVNVQTVIAGMEERLILDEAAVKTIEQNGEKIIQQKCHRLFNEYKEKGIDLFDVQEIFKRKYPRMDIDNVIEVTQLEMQVNHHLKGSTDVLDFRR; this is translated from the coding sequence ATGAAGAAAATTTACGTGGTTGTACTTTTGATTTGTAGTTTGCTGTTAAAAGGTTGCTATAACTACAATGATATTAACAGAATGTTGTTTCCCACCGCCATGCTTATCGATATCAATGAGGAGGGGGACTATGTAATAAGTTTGGAGATTTTCCATGCCTACCGCAGTAATCAGGACAATACAGAGCAGGGGCAGAGGATTTTGTACCAACGGGAAGGAAAGACCTTTTTTGATGCCATATCGGATTTTGAGTTGATTGGTGCTCATCCCTTTGATTATACACAAAATAAAGCCATTATTTTCACTGAAAGAGCAGCCCAGGTGGGGCTGGAAGGAATGATTGATTATCTTCATCGGCATCAGGAGCTATTGCTTCGCCCCTATGTAATGGTATATTTTGGGGACCCAAACGAGCTTCTCGATGTTCCTTTAAAACAAAATGAATACTTAGGTCTGTATCTCTTTGATTTAATGGACCGACCTCTTTCTAGGTTGACGATAGAGCATCGTAAACTATATGAACTGCTAAATGATCGAAGAATGGGGAAAAACACCTCTATTATTACCGCTATTAAGGTAGATGAAAACCATCTAGAGACGAAGGTAAAGAAGGATGGAGCGGCGGTCTTTCATAATGACAAGCTGGTGGATAAATTAGAGGTAAAGGATATGGTGCCAATAGCCTTTATAAACGATAAAGTGCGAAAGGGGTACTTAGATGTTCCTCACCCTGAATTTGCTGAAAAGAAGGTAACCCTTGAAATCGTAAAAAGCAATACTATCACAGATATTCTCTACGAAGAGGGCAGGATCTATCTAAGACAAACCGTCAATGTTCAAACGGTAATAGCGGGGATGGAAGAAAGACTGATTTTGGATGAGGCAGCAGTGAAGACAATAGAGCAAAATGGAGAAAAGATAATTCAACAAAAGTGTCATAGATTATTTAATGAATATAAGGAAAAGGGAATCGATCTATTTGATGTTCAGGAGATCTTTAAAAGAAAATACCCTAGGATGGATATAGACAATGTCATAGAGGTGACACAACTAGAAATGCAGGTGAACCATCATCTGAAGGGCAGTACGGACGTGCTTGATTTTAGAAGATGA
- a CDS encoding spore germination protein has protein sequence MNEKKYQARLKEIKEKLGDNYDVILREIHTDKGVIQLIFLDSISDSTYISQYIISPLLQQEEISDDIEVIKSRVLAANHIGDVEKIDAILLHILSGDIILLFSFIDAVIYCSARQYSSRAIEEPPSEVVIKGPREGLTENIAENISLIRKKIRNRDLKFERVIIGEESNTTVLLVYIEGKAPQHLVQYIKRRLENINNHFLFEINFIEEELKCKRTPFDTIGYTEKPDVLVSKVSEGRVAILADSSPFALTAPHFFLEEIQMADDYYLNKYPQNYFRLIRWVALLIALLLPGLYVALTTYHFSLIPSIFVFRLAVLRAGVPFPTIVEVVIMMFFFQLLREAGIRLPQAIGPAISIVGALILGDAAIRSGMASEITVLVVALSAISLFLIPKLYGGVSIWTNIIMIFSALLGLPGFFIGFIVFCSHLASLDSCDYPYLYPLGTLKNFNFKDNLLRDDMNKISKNILKGDEKE, from the coding sequence ATGAATGAAAAAAAATATCAAGCTAGATTGAAAGAAATTAAAGAAAAGTTAGGAGATAACTATGATGTTATTTTAAGAGAAATTCATACCGACAAGGGTGTTATACAGCTGATCTTTCTGGATAGCATCAGCGATAGTACTTATATTAGTCAATACATAATTTCACCACTATTACAGCAAGAGGAAATAAGTGATGATATAGAAGTAATAAAAAGCAGAGTGTTGGCAGCCAATCATATAGGTGATGTGGAGAAAATCGATGCAATTCTATTGCACATTTTATCTGGGGATATCATCTTGCTTTTTAGTTTTATTGACGCTGTAATTTATTGTTCAGCAAGACAGTACAGCTCTAGAGCTATCGAGGAACCCCCCAGTGAAGTGGTCATTAAAGGTCCAAGGGAAGGATTAACGGAAAATATTGCAGAGAACATATCTTTAATCAGAAAAAAAATTCGAAACAGAGATTTAAAGTTTGAAAGGGTAATTATTGGGGAGGAAAGCAACACCACCGTTTTGCTGGTGTACATTGAGGGCAAGGCACCACAGCATCTAGTACAATACATAAAAAGGCGATTAGAAAATATAAATAACCACTTTTTATTTGAAATTAACTTCATCGAAGAAGAATTAAAGTGTAAAAGAACCCCCTTTGATACCATAGGTTATACGGAAAAGCCAGATGTTCTGGTGTCGAAGGTATCAGAAGGAAGGGTGGCTATCCTAGCAGACAGCAGTCCCTTTGCCCTGACGGCACCACATTTCTTTTTAGAAGAAATCCAGATGGCAGATGATTATTATTTAAATAAATATCCTCAAAATTATTTTCGTTTAATTAGGTGGGTGGCTCTTTTAATTGCACTATTGTTACCAGGATTATATGTGGCACTGACTACGTATCATTTTAGCTTAATCCCCTCTATCTTTGTGTTTCGTCTGGCGGTTTTAAGGGCAGGGGTGCCCTTCCCCACTATAGTAGAGGTGGTTATTATGATGTTTTTCTTCCAGTTGTTAAGGGAGGCAGGTATCCGATTGCCTCAGGCGATAGGTCCTGCCATCAGTATCGTAGGGGCATTGATTTTAGGAGATGCCGCCATTCGTTCCGGTATGGCATCGGAGATTACCGTACTGGTGGTGGCTTTGTCGGCAATATCCTTATTTTTAATTCCAAAACTCTATGGGGGAGTTAGTATATGGACCAATATTATCATGATATTTTCTGCTTTATTGGGACTGCCGGGTTTTTTTATTGGTTTTATAGTCTTTTGTTCTCATCTAGCCAGTTTAGACAGCTGTGATTATCCTTATCTTTACCCTCTGGGAACCTTGAAGAATTTTAACTTTAAGGACAATCTTCTTCGAGACGATATGAATAAGATCTCTAAGAATATACTGAAGGGGGATGAGAAGGAATGA
- a CDS encoding GerAB/ArcD/ProY family transporter, whose amino-acid sequence MDKFSSKHFGVFIVATSVVSLKTYPTVYTKNGMRESWIAMIVASIFILLYLICMMKICQSHKNYNFYKIYQEALGKGLGNLLIALFLFSLFLTLVEAAAVQSNAMHVNMLVETPIWYFLVFFIFPTLYTVSKGLVPVIVVTLIGITLVTISGINLAILTAKDKHLAYLLPVFERGFTKGFLLSILQILGLYGAVTIIFPYLTKIKDNKKLLKHSVLGLLFVIQMQLVSLTGLIQTFHIEVVNEMIYPNLLQTQLVTYFRYLEAGELFVMLQMVGGWYLKYIITFYGFLILLEEMGIRKKWVPYFITILVGVCGYLAANNLFLLLRLLNYYTYFSLVNFIIIPFFVFTIFHIKKSKQKSPASKNH is encoded by the coding sequence ATGGATAAGTTTTCCTCAAAGCATTTTGGCGTCTTTATTGTAGCCACTAGCGTGGTTTCCTTAAAAACCTATCCCACCGTCTATACTAAAAATGGTATGCGGGAAAGTTGGATTGCTATGATTGTTGCTTCTATTTTTATCTTGCTTTATTTGATTTGTATGATGAAAATTTGTCAAAGTCATAAGAATTACAACTTTTATAAAATTTATCAGGAAGCTTTAGGAAAGGGTTTAGGTAATCTACTGATTGCTTTGTTTTTATTCTCCTTATTCCTCACTTTAGTAGAAGCCGCTGCTGTACAGTCAAATGCAATGCATGTCAATATGTTGGTAGAAACCCCTATTTGGTATTTTTTAGTGTTTTTTATTTTTCCCACCCTTTATACAGTATCAAAAGGTCTTGTGCCTGTTATTGTCGTTACCTTGATTGGTATCACCCTTGTAACCATATCGGGGATTAACCTAGCTATATTGACAGCTAAGGATAAACACCTTGCCTACCTGCTGCCAGTATTTGAAAGGGGTTTCACTAAAGGCTTTCTATTGTCTATTTTGCAAATTCTTGGTCTTTACGGAGCTGTTACTATTATCTTTCCCTACTTAACCAAAATCAAAGATAATAAAAAGTTATTAAAACATAGTGTCTTAGGTCTTTTATTTGTTATTCAGATGCAGCTTGTTTCTCTAACCGGTTTGATTCAAACCTTTCATATTGAAGTCGTCAATGAGATGATTTATCCTAACCTCTTGCAGACCCAATTGGTGACCTATTTTCGTTATCTAGAGGCAGGAGAGTTGTTTGTTATGCTACAGATGGTGGGGGGATGGTACTTAAAATATATCATTACTTTCTATGGTTTTTTAATCCTCCTAGAGGAGATGGGGATTAGAAAGAAGTGGGTGCCTTATTTTATCACAATTCTTGTTGGTGTCTGTGGCTATTTGGCTGCCAATAATTTGTTTCTTCTTTTAAGGCTGTTAAATTACTATACTTATTTTTCCTTAGTAAATTTTATTATCATTCCCTTCTTTGTTTTTACCATCTTTCATATAAAGAAAAGCAAGCAGAAATCCCCTGCTTCAAAAAATCATTAA
- a CDS encoding iron-containing alcohol dehydrogenase, with product MSQVYSYFMPNVNLMGPGAVQEVGEQAKALGAKKPLIVTDVMLNKMGMADEVKAIVEAAGLEVVVFDGAEPNPTDKNVHDGYDMYKANGCDMIISLGGGSPHDCAKGVGLVASNGGNIREYEGVNKSTNPFVPFIAINTTAGTASEMTRFCIITDTDRHIKMAIVDWRVTPSVSINDPLMMMKKPPALTAATGMDALTHSVEAYVSTIATPVTDSAALMSIKLISENLRNAVANGQNFKARENMAYAQFLGGMAFNNASLGYVHAMAHQLGGFYNLPHGVCNAILLPHVEQYNLISNPQRFADIAVALGENIEGLSVREAADKAIAAIKKLSQDVGIPAGLTDLGVKEEDLKVMAENAMKDACGFTNPRVPTLEDVIQIFKNAM from the coding sequence ATGAGTCAAGTGTACAGCTATTTTATGCCAAACGTTAACCTAATGGGACCAGGTGCAGTTCAAGAAGTTGGAGAGCAAGCAAAAGCATTAGGAGCAAAGAAACCTTTAATCGTTACTGATGTTATGCTTAACAAAATGGGTATGGCTGATGAAGTAAAAGCTATCGTAGAAGCAGCTGGATTAGAAGTTGTTGTATTTGATGGTGCTGAGCCAAATCCAACTGACAAGAACGTACATGATGGATATGATATGTACAAAGCAAATGGTTGTGACATGATTATCTCTTTAGGTGGAGGTTCTCCTCATGACTGTGCTAAAGGTGTTGGTCTTGTAGCATCAAATGGTGGAAACATCAGAGAATATGAAGGCGTTAACAAGTCTACTAATCCTTTTGTTCCATTTATCGCTATCAATACTACAGCTGGTACAGCTAGTGAAATGACACGTTTCTGTATCATCACTGATACAGACAGACATATCAAAATGGCAATCGTTGACTGGAGAGTAACTCCAAGCGTATCTATCAATGATCCATTAATGATGATGAAGAAGCCACCAGCCTTAACAGCTGCAACAGGTATGGATGCTTTAACTCACTCTGTAGAAGCTTATGTTTCAACTATTGCTACACCAGTAACTGATTCAGCTGCTCTTATGTCAATCAAGTTAATCTCTGAAAACTTAAGAAACGCTGTTGCGAATGGCCAAAACTTCAAAGCTAGAGAAAACATGGCTTATGCTCAGTTCCTAGGCGGTATGGCATTTAACAACGCTAGTTTAGGTTATGTTCATGCTATGGCTCACCAATTAGGTGGATTCTATAACCTTCCTCATGGTGTTTGTAATGCGATCTTATTACCACACGTAGAGCAATACAACTTAATCAGTAATCCTCAACGTTTTGCTGATATCGCTGTTGCATTAGGCGAAAACATAGAAGGATTATCTGTAAGAGAAGCTGCTGACAAAGCTATCGCAGCTATCAAGAAATTATCTCAAGACGTTGGTATTCCAGCTGGCTTAACTGACTTAGGCGTTAAGGAAGAAGATCTTAAAGTTATGGCAGAAAATGCTATGAAGGATGCTTGCGGTTTCACTAACCCAAGAGTACCTACTTTAGAAGACGTTATCCAAATCTTTAAGAACGCTATGTAA